The proteins below are encoded in one region of Takifugu rubripes chromosome 1, fTakRub1.2, whole genome shotgun sequence:
- the LOC445975 gene encoding alpha-N-acetylgalactosaminide alpha-2,6-sialyltransferase 2 isoform X2 — MALQTKLLLATLTMNLLMWVYILCMSWQTSCVTPRQTVSIQRGSSGSLESMKLSDQQIKVDSRTTATPAYVKSSGPRQHTEHRAREQEVQNVSRSTPRSRGANQTRIEVPVKKPQQPTQETRTTDPPFIGDTYMSEEIPPQTTCPDGIRTRRTNTEFSGNFLNNVPVLQWARHATHEEYGRLSQHRGAHGWGGVDYNTLVDALSVLNSSANWQMLDDWKDRSNNSECIRCAVVGNGGILKDSKRGAEIDSHHYVFRTNGAVIKGFEKDVGSRTTHYTFSATTLMNSIRAYAGVGFKAPPVAKETRYIFLPENDRDYLLVKAAATHTLVERGPQRNQNPASFFGKDVSAEKVKMYHPDFVRYLRNRFLRSATLKTKYKDIYRPSTGAVMLLVALHTCDKVSAYGFMTPDYMKYSDHYYDKKQKSVVFFKNHDLRMEMALWQRLHQAGLIQLYMRQ, encoded by the exons ATGGCGCTGCAGACGAAGCTGCTGTTAGCCACGCTGACCATGAATTTGCTGATGTGGGTCTATATCCTGTGCATGAGCTGGCAGACATCGTGTGTCACTCCGCGACAGACAGTCTCCATCCAGAGAGGCAGCAG TGGGTCACTGGAGTCCATGAAGCTTTCAGACCAGCAGATTAAGGTTGACAGTAGGACTACGGCGACCCCGGCCTACGTGAAATCATCAGGCCCGCGCCAACACACGGAACACCGGGCAAGAGAGCAAGAAGTCCAGAATGTGTCACGCTCAACTCCGAGATCCAGAGGTGCAAATCAAACCAGGATCGAGGTCCCCGTCAAAAAGCCCCAGCAGCCCACTCAGGAAACCAGGACGACAGACCCCCCCTTTATTGGAGACACGTACATGAGCGAAGAGATCCCACCACAAACT ACCTGCCCCGACGGCATCCGGACTCGGCGCACCAACACCGAATTCAGTGGGAATTTTCTGAACAACGTTCCAGTCCTGCAGTGGGCTCGCCACGCCACGCACGAGGAGTACGGGCGACTGAGTCAGCACCGTGGAGCCCACGGCTGGGGGGGCGTCGATTACAACA CTTTGGTGGACGCTCTGTCCGTCCTCAACTCTTCTGCCAACTGGCAGATGTTGGACGACTGGAAGGACCGTAGCAACAACTCTGAGTGCATCCGCTGCgctgtggtgggaaacgggGGGATACTGAAAGACTCCAAGAGAGGGGCGGAGATCGACAGCCACCACTACGTGTTCAG GACCAATGGGGCGGTCATCAAAGGCTTCGAGAAGGACGTGGGCTCGAGGACCACCCACTACACCTTCTCCGCCACCACGCTGATGAACTCCATCAGGGCTTACGCAGGTGTGGGGTTCAAAGCCCCCCCAGTAGCCAAG GAAACCAGATACATTTTCCTGCCTGAGAATGACCGTGACTACCTGCTGGTGAaagctgctgccacacacacactggtggagAGAGGACCCCAGCGGAACCAAAA TCCAGCCTCATTCTTTGGAAAGGACGTTTCTGCGGAGAAGGTGAAGATGTACCACCCAGATTTTGTCCGTTACCTCAGGAACAG attCCTTCGCTCCGCTACGCTGAAAACCAAATATAAGGACATTTATCGTCCGTCAACAGGCGCCGTGATGCTGCTGGTAGCGCTCCACACCTGTGACAAG GTGAGTGCGTACGGCTTCATGACCCCAGACTACATGAAGTACTCTGACCACTACTACGATAAAAAACAGAAGTCAGTGGTCTTCTTCAAGAACCACGACCTCCGGATGGAAATGGCGCTGTGGCAGCGGCTGCACCAGGCAGGCCTCATCCAACTGTACATGCGCCAGTGA
- the LOC445975 gene encoding alpha-N-acetylgalactosaminide alpha-2,6-sialyltransferase 2 isoform X1 — protein sequence MALQTKLLLATLTMNLLMWVYILCMSWQTSCVTPRQTVSIQRGSRWVQTHLSSGSLESMKLSDQQIKVDSRTTATPAYVKSSGPRQHTEHRAREQEVQNVSRSTPRSRGANQTRIEVPVKKPQQPTQETRTTDPPFIGDTYMSEEIPPQTTCPDGIRTRRTNTEFSGNFLNNVPVLQWARHATHEEYGRLSQHRGAHGWGGVDYNTLVDALSVLNSSANWQMLDDWKDRSNNSECIRCAVVGNGGILKDSKRGAEIDSHHYVFRTNGAVIKGFEKDVGSRTTHYTFSATTLMNSIRAYAGVGFKAPPVAKETRYIFLPENDRDYLLVKAAATHTLVERGPQRNQNPASFFGKDVSAEKVKMYHPDFVRYLRNRFLRSATLKTKYKDIYRPSTGAVMLLVALHTCDKVSAYGFMTPDYMKYSDHYYDKKQKSVVFFKNHDLRMEMALWQRLHQAGLIQLYMRQ from the exons ATGGCGCTGCAGACGAAGCTGCTGTTAGCCACGCTGACCATGAATTTGCTGATGTGGGTCTATATCCTGTGCATGAGCTGGCAGACATCGTGTGTCACTCCGCGACAGACAGTCTCCATCCAGAGAGGCAGCAGGTGGGTCCAAACACACCTGAGCAG TGGGTCACTGGAGTCCATGAAGCTTTCAGACCAGCAGATTAAGGTTGACAGTAGGACTACGGCGACCCCGGCCTACGTGAAATCATCAGGCCCGCGCCAACACACGGAACACCGGGCAAGAGAGCAAGAAGTCCAGAATGTGTCACGCTCAACTCCGAGATCCAGAGGTGCAAATCAAACCAGGATCGAGGTCCCCGTCAAAAAGCCCCAGCAGCCCACTCAGGAAACCAGGACGACAGACCCCCCCTTTATTGGAGACACGTACATGAGCGAAGAGATCCCACCACAAACT ACCTGCCCCGACGGCATCCGGACTCGGCGCACCAACACCGAATTCAGTGGGAATTTTCTGAACAACGTTCCAGTCCTGCAGTGGGCTCGCCACGCCACGCACGAGGAGTACGGGCGACTGAGTCAGCACCGTGGAGCCCACGGCTGGGGGGGCGTCGATTACAACA CTTTGGTGGACGCTCTGTCCGTCCTCAACTCTTCTGCCAACTGGCAGATGTTGGACGACTGGAAGGACCGTAGCAACAACTCTGAGTGCATCCGCTGCgctgtggtgggaaacgggGGGATACTGAAAGACTCCAAGAGAGGGGCGGAGATCGACAGCCACCACTACGTGTTCAG GACCAATGGGGCGGTCATCAAAGGCTTCGAGAAGGACGTGGGCTCGAGGACCACCCACTACACCTTCTCCGCCACCACGCTGATGAACTCCATCAGGGCTTACGCAGGTGTGGGGTTCAAAGCCCCCCCAGTAGCCAAG GAAACCAGATACATTTTCCTGCCTGAGAATGACCGTGACTACCTGCTGGTGAaagctgctgccacacacacactggtggagAGAGGACCCCAGCGGAACCAAAA TCCAGCCTCATTCTTTGGAAAGGACGTTTCTGCGGAGAAGGTGAAGATGTACCACCCAGATTTTGTCCGTTACCTCAGGAACAG attCCTTCGCTCCGCTACGCTGAAAACCAAATATAAGGACATTTATCGTCCGTCAACAGGCGCCGTGATGCTGCTGGTAGCGCTCCACACCTGTGACAAG GTGAGTGCGTACGGCTTCATGACCCCAGACTACATGAAGTACTCTGACCACTACTACGATAAAAAACAGAAGTCAGTGGTCTTCTTCAAGAACCACGACCTCCGGATGGAAATGGCGCTGTGGCAGCGGCTGCACCAGGCAGGCCTCATCCAACTGTACATGCGCCAGTGA
- the LOC445974 gene encoding alpha-N-acetylgalactosaminide alpha-2,6-sialyltransferase 2 isoform X2 — MALQRRLVLASLTVSFLLCVYILCTSWESSWSTPSFRVFMQGGSSGSLESAKPSDQQPNGGGWTKATPAYVQSSGLYQHREHRAGEQDGVDVSRSGPQAGGADQTRIQAPQQPARGTGTTDPPFIGDEYMSEEIPPQTTCPDGVRTRVANTEFSGNFLKNVPVLQWARHATLQQYGRLSRYTGTYGWGGVDYNTLVDALSVLNSSASWQMLDDWKDRSNNSECIRCAVVGNGGILKDSKRGAEIDSHHYVFRTNGAVIKGFEKDVGSRTTHYTFSTNTLMNSIRAYAGVGFKAPPVSKETRYIFLPDHDRDYLLMKAAATHTLVERGPERNRDPSLYFGKDVSAEKVKMYHPDFVRYLRNRFLRSATLKTKYKDIYRPSTGAVMLLVALHTCDKVSAYGFMTPDYMKYSDHYYDNNYHPVGFYINHDLRMEMALWQRLHQAGLIQLYMHQ; from the exons TGGCTCACTGGAGTCTGCGAAGCCTTCAGACCAGCAGCCTAATGGTGGGGGGTGGACCAAGGCCACCCCGGCCTACGTGCAATCATCGGGCCTGTACCAACACAGGGAACACCGGGCCGGAGAGCAAGACGGTGTTGATGTGTCACGCTCTGGTCCTCAAGCCGGAGGAGCAGATCAAACCAGGATCCAGGCCCCCCAGCAGCCCGCACGGGGAACCGGAACAACGGACCCCCCCTTTATTGGAGACGAGTACATGAGTGAAGAGATCCCGCCACAAACT ACCTGCCCCGACGGCGTCCGGACTCGGGTCGCCAACACGGAATTCAGTGGGAATTTTCTGAAAAACGTTCCCGTCCTGCAGTGGGCTCGCCACGCCACCCTTCAACAGTACGGGCGCCTGAGTCGGTACACGGGAACCTACGGCTGGGGGGGCGTCGATTACAACA CTTTGGTGGACGCTCTGTCCGTCCTCAACTCTTCTGCCAGCTGGCAGATGTTGGACGACTGGAAGGACCGTAGCAACAACTCGGAGTGCATCCGCTGCgctgtggtgggaaacgggGGGATACTGAAAGACTCCAAGAGAGGGGCGGAGATCGACAGCCACCACTACGTGTTCAG GACCAATGGGGCGGTCATCAAAGGCTTCGAGAAGGACGTGGGCTCGAGGACCACCCACTACACCTTCTCCACCAACACGCTGATGAACTCCATCAGGGCTTACGCAGGTGTGGGGTTCAAAGCCCCCCCAGTATCCAAG GAAACCAGATACATTTTCCTGCCCGACCATGACCGGGATTACCTGCTGATGAaagctgctgccacacacacactggtggagAGAGGACCCGAGCGAAACCGAGA CCCAAGCTTGTATTTTGGAAAGGACGTGTCAGCGGAGAAGGTGAAGATGTACCACCCAGATTTTGTCCGTTACCTCAGGAACAG attCCTTCGCTCCGCTACGCTGAAAACCAAATATAAGGACATTTATCGTCCGTCAACAGGCGCCGTGATGCTGCTGGTAGCGCTCCACACCTGTGACAAG GTGAGTGCGTACGGCTTCATGACCCCAGACTACATGAAGTACTCTGACCACTACTACGACAACAACTACCATCCAGTTGGCTTCTACATCAACCACGACCTCCGGATGGAAATGGCGCTGTGGCAGCGGCTGCACCAGGCAGGCCTCATCCAACTGTACATGCACCAGTGA